From Sphingomonas hengshuiensis, one genomic window encodes:
- a CDS encoding tetratricopeptide repeat protein produces the protein MDQTGLNALLRQAQAARDAAQWSDATRLFRQAEALAPAAPEIKHNLALIAFAQGDAATARVLAEAAAALSPALWQAQALLARIHQAAGDPVAAETALNAVLARAPGNAPARLGLANLALNAFGDAQAARDLVAPLLGDPHHGDDAELTALMAALYLDTDGAALSARLMAFSRAHLRLPRLPERAPRAGRRRIGLVSPLFTNSPVHHLTFTAFAALAEHHDLHCFARSTRADEGTAAFQGIAAGWHPVAHLEPAQLAQRIAGEGIDILFDLGGWADVAALKALSAKPAARMYKWVGGQSATTGIDAFDGWIGDAWQSPAELQPLYAEPLIAIEGGYCDYAPPAALLRLRDVPKAGTALVGNPAKITAATMAAWPEGVDRVTLIDRRYLHARTLERVTALLAGHGIAVERVAAPPGHHAYLAELARCAAIVNTQPYAAGLTAVEALALGVTLLSGPAVSPVFAARHHLSHARTRGRNPTLAAQLRAIAER, from the coding sequence ATGGACCAAACGGGGCTGAACGCACTGCTGCGCCAGGCGCAGGCGGCGCGCGACGCTGCGCAATGGAGCGACGCAACCCGGCTGTTCCGTCAGGCCGAGGCGCTCGCCCCCGCAGCGCCGGAGATCAAGCACAACCTCGCGCTGATCGCCTTTGCCCAGGGCGATGCCGCGACGGCGCGCGTGCTGGCGGAGGCTGCGGCGGCGCTGTCGCCGGCGCTGTGGCAGGCACAGGCGCTGCTGGCGCGCATTCATCAGGCGGCGGGCGATCCCGTGGCGGCGGAGACTGCGCTCAACGCCGTGCTCGCCCGCGCGCCGGGCAATGCACCGGCGCGGCTCGGGCTCGCCAACCTCGCGCTCAATGCATTTGGCGATGCGCAGGCGGCGCGCGATCTGGTCGCGCCCCTGCTCGGCGATCCGCATCATGGCGACGATGCCGAACTTACGGCGCTGATGGCGGCTTTGTACCTCGATACCGACGGCGCCGCGCTCAGCGCGCGCCTCATGGCGTTCTCGCGCGCGCATCTCCGCCTGCCACGCCTGCCCGAACGCGCGCCGCGCGCGGGCCGGCGGCGCATCGGGCTGGTCTCGCCGCTGTTCACCAATTCGCCGGTCCATCATCTGACCTTCACCGCCTTTGCCGCGCTGGCCGAGCATCACGACCTCCATTGCTTCGCGCGCAGCACAAGGGCGGATGAGGGCACCGCCGCGTTCCAGGGGATCGCCGCGGGCTGGCACCCGGTCGCGCATCTCGAACCCGCCCAGCTTGCCCAGCGCATCGCGGGGGAGGGCATCGACATATTGTTCGATCTCGGCGGCTGGGCCGATGTCGCCGCGCTCAAGGCGCTGTCGGCAAAGCCCGCCGCGCGGATGTACAAATGGGTCGGCGGCCAGTCGGCGACGACCGGGATCGACGCGTTCGACGGCTGGATCGGCGATGCCTGGCAATCCCCCGCCGAGCTCCAGCCGCTCTATGCCGAGCCGCTGATCGCGATTGAGGGCGGCTATTGCGATTACGCCCCGCCCGCCGCGCTGCTCCGCTTGCGCGACGTGCCCAAGGCAGGGACCGCGCTGGTCGGCAATCCCGCCAAGATCACTGCGGCGACGATGGCGGCATGGCCCGAGGGCGTCGATCGCGTGACGCTGATCGATCGCCGCTATCTGCACGCCCGGACGCTGGAGCGCGTGACGGCGCTGCTCGCGGGCCATGGCATCGCGGTCGAGCGCGTGGCGGCGCCCCCCGGCCACCACGCCTATCTCGCCGAACTCGCCCGCTGCGCCGCGATCGTGAATACCCAGCCCTATGCGGCGGGGCTCACCGCCGTCGAGGCGCTGGCGCTGGGGGTGACGCTGCTCAGCGGTCCCGCGGTCAGCCCGGTGTTCGCGGCGCGGCACCATCTGTCCCACGCCCGGACCCGCGGTCGCAATCCGACGCTGGCGGCGCAACTGCGCGCCATTGCCGAACGATGA
- a CDS encoding glycosyltransferase: MSRFEVVEFGVGGALLRWPRGESAPLHADIFSGGAHVLREAILPIDSDRLPAMPAKAPDDLAGSVLALFARDRRGRFADPDHGYGLLPLGEARQLFAPPFAIHDEDYGVTPLPELDAATPAALAGVTVAVTGAYLHIVAARTRAPGDSAAVYVTIDGRLHAGAMLSLKDSDRGILVSLPPDILDGQNHWVEVREGHWGEPLHRGEHLFDAILTPGAALQTHVTRVERPGLIPFAEQRYQGLTITLERLAALGAEGAGLIGLVSACHRYVLRGPQPHQSRFEPRAIPPCAAPQFSIVVPVHDKFHFTYFCINALLYTCAGLPFELILVDDGSSDATLDAETIFPGIKRVRHKEARGFVHACNAGAAVATGAHIVFLNNDTEPLARWLEELRFPFHAFDAVGLTGARLIYPDGRLQEAGGIVWESGQPWNYGRGGNPAEPRFNYTRQADYLSGAAIMVARSVWEELGGFAEEFAPGYYEDTDIAFAVRAKGLRTLYAPKSTVIHHEGGTSGTDRKSGMKRFQDINRPRFEEKWRRAFAQHGAEGTTPDLEKDRGIAGRALVLDYQSPRFDRDAGSFAISQEIRTLQALGYKVTIAPSNCAHLGMYTDAYERAGCEHLYAPFFTSLGDVIDRRGAEFDLIYIHRFGTAAGLIPRIRQRAPKAKIVLNCADVHFLRELRSARLAGSSSGFERALKTRNAEVTIFRQCDAVLTYSEIERAVIESHMGLRSNVRILPWIAEPVEVAVADRPREGIAFLGSYDHLPNRDAVEFFLDQCWPGIRDRNPDVTFHIAGSGFDAMAKRITDDRVIVSGWVEDAAEFLAARALMVAPLRVGAGMKGKVVDALRVGTPCVLSGIAAEGMRLEEGVALQAETPEDWVDRVCELLDSSEARHAMAERSVAFVERNFSESHALRAFSNILASIDLPYAMRPGKMPETALVQRRSMREQTRLFDAPPPEAAPAVPVRDVKRVA; encoded by the coding sequence ATGAGCCGGTTCGAGGTTGTGGAGTTCGGCGTCGGCGGGGCATTGCTTCGCTGGCCGCGCGGTGAGTCCGCACCGCTCCACGCCGATATCTTCAGCGGCGGCGCGCATGTGCTGCGCGAAGCGATCCTGCCGATCGATTCGGACCGGCTGCCCGCGATGCCGGCAAAGGCGCCCGACGACCTCGCCGGATCGGTGCTGGCGCTGTTCGCGCGCGACCGGCGGGGCCGCTTCGCCGATCCCGACCATGGCTATGGCCTGCTCCCGCTCGGCGAGGCACGCCAGCTCTTCGCGCCGCCCTTCGCGATCCACGACGAGGACTATGGCGTCACGCCCTTGCCCGAGCTGGACGCGGCCACGCCCGCCGCGCTGGCCGGGGTCACCGTCGCGGTCACCGGCGCCTATCTGCACATCGTCGCCGCGCGCACCCGTGCGCCGGGCGACAGCGCGGCGGTCTATGTCACGATCGACGGTCGCCTTCATGCCGGCGCTATGCTGTCGCTCAAGGACAGCGACCGCGGCATCCTCGTCTCGCTCCCGCCCGATATTCTCGACGGACAGAACCATTGGGTCGAGGTGCGCGAGGGCCATTGGGGCGAGCCGCTGCATCGCGGCGAGCATCTGTTCGATGCGATCCTCACCCCCGGCGCGGCGCTCCAGACGCATGTCACGCGCGTCGAGCGTCCGGGGCTGATCCCCTTTGCCGAACAGCGTTACCAGGGGCTGACGATCACGCTGGAGCGGCTCGCGGCGCTGGGGGCGGAGGGGGCAGGGCTGATCGGCCTGGTCAGCGCCTGCCACCGCTATGTCCTGCGCGGGCCCCAGCCGCACCAGTCGCGGTTCGAACCGCGCGCGATCCCACCCTGCGCCGCGCCGCAATTCTCGATCGTCGTGCCGGTCCACGACAAGTTCCACTTCACCTATTTCTGCATCAACGCGCTGCTCTACACCTGCGCCGGGCTGCCGTTCGAACTGATCCTCGTCGATGACGGGTCAAGCGACGCGACGCTGGACGCCGAGACGATCTTCCCGGGGATCAAGCGTGTCCGGCACAAGGAGGCGCGCGGCTTCGTCCATGCCTGCAACGCGGGCGCCGCGGTCGCCACCGGCGCGCATATCGTGTTCCTCAACAACGACACCGAACCGCTTGCCCGCTGGCTCGAGGAACTGCGCTTCCCGTTCCACGCGTTCGACGCCGTGGGGCTCACCGGCGCGCGGCTGATCTATCCCGACGGGCGGTTGCAGGAAGCGGGCGGGATCGTGTGGGAAAGCGGCCAGCCCTGGAATTACGGGCGCGGCGGCAACCCCGCCGAGCCCCGCTTTAACTATACCCGCCAGGCCGATTATCTGTCGGGCGCCGCGATAATGGTCGCGCGCAGCGTGTGGGAGGAACTGGGCGGGTTCGCGGAGGAATTCGCGCCGGGCTATTATGAGGATACCGACATCGCGTTCGCGGTGCGGGCAAAGGGGCTGCGCACGCTCTACGCGCCCAAATCCACCGTGATCCATCACGAGGGCGGCACGTCGGGCACCGATCGCAAATCGGGGATGAAGCGGTTCCAGGACATCAACCGCCCCAGGTTCGAGGAGAAATGGCGCCGCGCCTTCGCCCAGCATGGGGCCGAGGGGACGACGCCCGACCTGGAGAAGGATCGCGGCATCGCCGGCCGCGCGCTGGTGCTCGACTATCAGTCCCCGCGCTTCGATCGCGACGCGGGCAGCTTCGCGATCAGCCAGGAAATCCGCACGCTCCAGGCTTTGGGGTATAAGGTCACGATCGCGCCGTCGAACTGCGCGCATCTCGGCATGTACACCGATGCCTATGAACGCGCGGGGTGCGAGCATCTCTATGCGCCGTTCTTCACCAGCCTGGGCGATGTGATCGATCGGCGCGGCGCCGAGTTCGACCTGATCTATATCCACCGCTTCGGCACTGCCGCCGGGCTGATCCCGCGCATCCGCCAGCGCGCGCCCAAGGCGAAGATCGTGCTCAACTGCGCCGACGTCCATTTCCTGCGCGAACTGCGCTCGGCGCGGCTTGCGGGGTCCTCGTCGGGATTCGAACGCGCGCTCAAGACTCGCAACGCCGAAGTCACGATCTTTCGCCAGTGCGACGCCGTGCTGACCTATAGCGAGATCGAGCGCGCGGTGATCGAAAGCCATATGGGGCTGCGCTCGAACGTCCGCATCCTGCCCTGGATCGCCGAGCCGGTCGAGGTGGCGGTCGCGGATCGCCCGCGCGAAGGGATCGCGTTCCTCGGCAGCTACGACCATCTGCCCAATCGCGACGCCGTCGAATTCTTCCTCGACCAATGCTGGCCCGGCATCCGGGATCGCAACCCCGACGTGACCTTCCACATCGCCGGCAGCGGGTTCGACGCGATGGCGAAGCGGATCACGGACGATCGCGTGATCGTCTCCGGCTGGGTCGAGGATGCCGCAGAATTCCTCGCCGCGCGCGCGCTGATGGTCGCGCCCTTGCGCGTCGGCGCGGGGATGAAGGGCAAGGTCGTCGATGCGCTGCGCGTCGGCACCCCCTGCGTGCTCAGCGGGATTGCCGCAGAGGGGATGCGGCTGGAGGAAGGCGTCGCGCTCCAGGCCGAGACGCCCGAGGACTGGGTCGACCGGGTCTGCGAACTGCTCGATTCGAGCGAGGCGCGGCATGCGATGGCCGAGCGCTCGGTGGCGTTCGTCGAGCGCAATTTTTCCGAAAGCCACGCGCTTCGCGCCTTTTCGAACATCCTCGCCTCGATCGACCTTCCCTATGCGATGCGCCCGGGGAAAATGCCCGAGACCGCGCTGGTCCAACGCCGATCGATGCGCGAGCAGACGCGCCTGTTCGACGCGCCGCCGCCGGAGGCCGCCCCCGCCGTGCCGGTGCGCGACGTCAAGCGCGTCGCCTGA
- a CDS encoding glycosyltransferase: protein MIDAPAAKPPTHAELSPPPIAPTATIAADGQIDARWRLSAPRHEDLARIRLLPPRGTASLTAIEKGTTSSEVRLAFVLPRECLPPAGEIELGYTHSHGVSSPIRWVSVLLVDTQGATHRLEKSQPTHEHRTGRTIHGTTRFVVPAGIEGELMLAIQLGQAPGDVELERVTFRGLVPGTLPPAPARAIEETGAEGPSNALLDIDVDALIAQIQASDDAEFIRTSIRLLYEMRNRSALHRLFVDSGELAPPAGAPEPLKSFAIYYYARAMLDLNAAATARTCLEALLDDERLHAALLPLDLVQARKLLARSCLRIGRTDEAEEIYQQLLGDRPTDWDVHYQLGAIRGVTDVAARRLYHGTAEALAAKMPPAAISYIAEAFIAEGEPDQAVRRAAAGLKAGGSVTELFLTLANAYLAAGEERGWQDQLNNYFTRSGLTAPGLIPPSKREGHVFDLPTPLTRPDRNGPLVTVVMTCFNAAETIELAARSVLAQTHGNLRLVIIDDLSTDGSRAAIERLADADTRVVPMYNRTNMGTYCSKNRALEAFRSDFYTFHDSDDWMHPQRVALHLEAMAEPGIAFSTSMWIRMDEMGRAVVRRAGGYLHENPTSTFFGADVLTRVGYFDSVRTGADSEYAWRVRQMLGRNTTIELRRPLAIGLHHAASLTQSGVAAFDEHRFSAVRLEYWEAWVRWHQDAASAADTERLYVPYPLEARPFEAPAAILPQPPA from the coding sequence GTGATCGACGCCCCCGCCGCCAAGCCGCCGACCCATGCCGAGCTGAGCCCGCCCCCGATCGCGCCGACCGCGACGATTGCCGCCGACGGCCAGATCGACGCGCGCTGGCGCCTCTCTGCGCCCCGGCACGAGGATCTGGCGCGGATCCGGTTGCTGCCGCCGCGCGGCACCGCCAGCCTGACCGCGATCGAGAAGGGCACGACGAGCAGCGAAGTGCGGCTCGCCTTCGTGCTGCCGCGCGAATGCCTGCCCCCGGCGGGCGAGATCGAGCTGGGCTATACCCATAGCCATGGCGTGAGCAGCCCGATCCGATGGGTCAGCGTGTTGCTCGTCGACACCCAGGGCGCGACGCATCGGCTGGAAAAATCGCAGCCGACGCACGAACACCGCACCGGGCGGACGATCCACGGCACGACGCGCTTCGTCGTCCCGGCGGGGATCGAAGGCGAATTGATGCTGGCGATCCAACTCGGCCAGGCGCCCGGCGACGTCGAGCTGGAGCGCGTGACCTTTCGCGGGCTCGTTCCCGGCACCCTGCCCCCCGCCCCGGCGCGCGCGATCGAGGAAACCGGCGCCGAGGGACCGAGCAACGCGTTGCTCGACATCGATGTCGACGCGCTGATCGCGCAGATCCAGGCGAGCGACGATGCCGAGTTCATCCGGACATCGATCCGGCTGTTGTACGAGATGCGCAACCGCAGCGCGCTGCACCGGCTGTTCGTCGATTCGGGCGAACTTGCCCCCCCGGCGGGCGCGCCCGAGCCGCTCAAATCCTTCGCCATCTATTATTATGCGCGCGCGATGCTCGACCTCAACGCCGCAGCGACGGCGCGGACCTGCCTGGAGGCGCTGCTCGACGACGAGAGGCTGCACGCCGCATTGTTGCCGCTGGACCTGGTCCAGGCGCGCAAGCTGCTCGCGCGATCGTGCCTGCGCATCGGACGCACCGACGAGGCGGAGGAAATCTATCAGCAATTGCTCGGCGACCGCCCGACCGACTGGGACGTGCATTACCAGCTCGGCGCGATCCGCGGCGTGACCGACGTCGCGGCACGGCGGCTGTATCACGGCACCGCCGAGGCGCTGGCGGCAAAGATGCCCCCCGCCGCGATCAGCTATATCGCCGAAGCCTTCATCGCCGAGGGCGAACCCGATCAGGCGGTGCGCCGCGCCGCCGCCGGGCTGAAGGCCGGGGGCAGCGTCACCGAATTGTTCCTGACGCTCGCCAACGCCTATCTGGCGGCGGGCGAGGAGCGCGGCTGGCAGGACCAGCTGAACAATTACTTCACGCGCAGCGGGCTGACCGCGCCCGGGCTGATCCCGCCGTCGAAGCGCGAAGGCCATGTGTTCGACCTGCCCACCCCGCTGACCCGGCCCGATCGCAACGGGCCGCTGGTGACGGTGGTGATGACCTGTTTCAACGCCGCGGAGACGATCGAGCTGGCGGCGCGATCGGTGCTGGCGCAGACGCACGGCAATCTCCGGCTGGTGATCATCGACGACCTCAGCACCGATGGCTCACGCGCGGCGATCGAGCGGCTGGCGGATGCCGATACGCGCGTGGTGCCGATGTATAATCGCACCAACATGGGCACCTATTGCTCGAAGAACCGCGCGCTGGAGGCGTTCCGCTCGGACTTCTACACCTTTCACGACAGCGACGACTGGATGCACCCGCAGCGCGTCGCGCTCCATCTCGAGGCGATGGCCGAGCCGGGGATCGCCTTTTCGACATCGATGTGGATCCGGATGGACGAGATGGGTCGCGCCGTCGTGCGCCGCGCGGGCGGCTATCTGCACGAGAACCCGACCTCGACCTTTTTCGGCGCCGATGTCCTGACGCGGGTCGGCTATTTCGATTCGGTGCGGACCGGCGCCGATTCCGAATATGCGTGGCGCGTCCGCCAGATGCTGGGCCGGAATACCACGATCGAGCTTCGCCGCCCGCTGGCGATCGGGCTGCACCATGCCGCCTCGCTGACCCAGAGCGGCGTCGCGGCGTTCGACGAGCATCGCTTCTCCGCCGTGCGGCTGGAATATTGGGAAGCCTGGGTGCGATGGCACCAGGACGCCGCGAGCGCGGCGGATACCGAGCGGCTATACGTCCCCTATCCGCTGGAGGCGCGACCGTTCGAAGCGCCCGCAGCGATCCTGCCCCAGCCGCCAGCGTGA
- a CDS encoding glycosyltransferase, with protein sequence MSSDPATQRLTRNLMVLADALAKATRERIALETEATAMRRQLVQLGASADRAPLTEAAAQPARTRRGRAAVVSWDLAHNPAGRAYALYDLLSVDWEPQLIGPLWSRFGGALWPPLEGMALDMRAFPAKGFEDFFTLAALEASRTRFDLVHVCKPRFPSLLLGYLIKRHSDCPMIVDVDDHELAFFEDRTPASFEELLAGGTAAFDEPYEALLTRACEALIGEADAVTVSNVALRDRFGGHIVRHARDETVFDPARYDAPRARAAMGIAEDEFALMFVGTPRAHKGLGDIAAALDAIGDARITLNIVGDFPDPNQVQAFARYTQATIRFFPNAPFGDLAGILAAADAVPILQDPSDPIAAFQIPAKISDATALGKPVLTTAVPPLRDVIAAGGAIAVTPETLAETLRGLAAAKRAGHSDAPAIRRFFLGELSKSVNATRLARAIDEAQAASGGAYPQFERMAALAAETFGARVAATAAMDGPAPSPTSGERIDVAFFWKQNDTGLYGRRSDMVVKHLLQSPRIGRVMLFDAPMTSQQLIAAENELLSNSSQNGLVLRNSMARWLGALDTDRCKQRLFIAGDASRTALYGRDLPAAERYPEWVAAELAAAGFAPERTIAWVCPVVWDFAAIADAIPFALRVADLIDDQRAWQAAPKYLERVDAAYRETLARCELVFTNCDPVADAFRDHAPQVHVVPNGAELFAAGDTPAAPHPLLAGVSGPIIGYVGNLRDRIDWPLLAQVVRARPQWSFVLAGSTHDSPQSIELADFPNVHLTGVVEYAGLPALLRAFDVAIMPHERNALTARMNPLKIYNYFSAGLPIVSSDVANLDEMTPFVRVATNAEDFIAAIEAALAAPATVDPARAATLAAISWQARVTAMLDRVWPALASA encoded by the coding sequence ATGAGCAGCGACCCCGCAACCCAGCGGCTGACCCGCAACCTGATGGTGCTGGCCGATGCGCTGGCAAAGGCGACGCGCGAGCGGATCGCGCTGGAGACCGAGGCGACGGCGATGCGCCGCCAGCTGGTGCAGCTGGGCGCGAGCGCCGACCGCGCGCCGCTGACCGAAGCGGCAGCGCAGCCGGCGCGCACGCGGCGCGGGCGGGCGGCGGTGGTGAGCTGGGACCTGGCGCACAACCCTGCCGGGCGCGCCTATGCGCTGTACGACCTGCTCTCGGTCGATTGGGAGCCGCAGCTGATCGGCCCGCTATGGAGCCGCTTCGGGGGCGCTTTGTGGCCGCCGCTGGAGGGCATGGCGCTCGACATGCGCGCGTTCCCGGCAAAGGGGTTCGAGGATTTCTTCACCCTCGCCGCACTGGAGGCGAGCCGGACGCGCTTCGACCTCGTCCATGTCTGCAAGCCGCGCTTCCCCAGCCTGTTGCTCGGCTATCTGATCAAGCGCCACAGCGACTGCCCGATGATCGTCGATGTCGACGACCATGAGCTGGCGTTTTTCGAGGACCGGACCCCGGCGAGCTTCGAAGAATTGCTGGCGGGCGGCACCGCGGCGTTCGACGAACCCTATGAGGCGCTGCTGACGCGCGCGTGCGAGGCGCTGATCGGCGAGGCGGATGCCGTGACCGTGTCCAACGTCGCGCTGCGCGACCGGTTCGGCGGGCATATCGTCCGCCATGCCCGCGACGAGACGGTGTTCGACCCCGCGCGCTATGACGCCCCACGCGCGCGCGCCGCAATGGGCATCGCCGAGGACGAGTTCGCGCTGATGTTCGTCGGCACGCCGCGCGCGCACAAGGGGCTGGGCGACATCGCCGCCGCGCTCGACGCGATCGGCGACGCCAGGATCACGCTCAACATCGTCGGCGACTTTCCCGACCCGAACCAGGTCCAGGCCTTTGCGCGGTACACGCAGGCGACGATCCGCTTCTTTCCCAATGCACCGTTCGGTGACCTGGCCGGAATCCTCGCCGCCGCCGACGCGGTGCCGATCCTTCAGGACCCCAGCGACCCGATCGCGGCATTCCAGATCCCGGCAAAGATCTCCGACGCGACGGCGCTGGGCAAGCCGGTGCTGACGACCGCGGTGCCGCCGCTGCGCGACGTGATCGCGGCAGGCGGCGCCATTGCGGTTACGCCCGAGACGCTGGCGGAGACGCTGCGCGGGCTCGCGGCGGCGAAGCGCGCGGGGCACAGCGACGCGCCGGCGATCCGCCGCTTCTTCCTGGGCGAGCTGAGCAAGTCGGTGAACGCGACGCGGCTGGCGCGCGCGATCGACGAGGCGCAGGCCGCTAGTGGCGGGGCCTATCCGCAATTCGAACGGATGGCGGCGCTGGCGGCCGAGACCTTCGGTGCGCGCGTCGCGGCGACCGCGGCGATGGACGGGCCCGCCCCCTCCCCGACGTCGGGCGAGCGGATCGACGTCGCGTTCTTCTGGAAGCAGAACGACACCGGGCTGTACGGGCGCCGATCGGACATGGTCGTCAAGCATTTGCTGCAATCGCCGCGGATCGGGCGGGTGATGCTGTTCGACGCGCCGATGACCAGCCAGCAGCTGATCGCCGCCGAGAATGAGCTGTTGTCGAATTCGAGCCAGAACGGGTTGGTGCTGCGCAATTCGATGGCGCGCTGGCTGGGTGCGCTCGATACCGATCGGTGCAAGCAGCGGCTGTTCATCGCGGGCGACGCATCGCGCACCGCGCTCTATGGCCGCGACCTTCCCGCCGCCGAGCGCTATCCCGAATGGGTCGCTGCCGAACTGGCCGCCGCGGGCTTCGCGCCCGAGCGCACGATCGCCTGGGTATGCCCGGTGGTGTGGGATTTCGCCGCGATCGCCGATGCGATCCCCTTCGCGCTGCGCGTCGCCGACCTGATCGACGACCAGCGCGCATGGCAGGCCGCGCCCAAATATCTGGAGCGCGTCGACGCGGCGTATCGCGAGACGCTGGCGCGGTGCGAATTGGTGTTCACCAATTGCGACCCCGTCGCCGACGCCTTTCGCGATCATGCGCCGCAGGTCCATGTCGTGCCCAACGGCGCCGAACTGTTCGCGGCGGGCGATACCCCCGCGGCGCCGCACCCGCTGCTCGCCGGGGTGTCGGGGCCGATCATCGGCTATGTCGGCAATCTGCGCGACCGGATCGACTGGCCGCTGCTCGCGCAAGTGGTGCGCGCGCGGCCGCAATGGAGCTTCGTGCTGGCGGGATCGACGCATGACAGCCCGCAGTCGATCGAGCTGGCGGACTTCCCCAACGTCCACCTGACCGGGGTGGTCGAATATGCCGGGCTGCCGGCGTTGCTCCGCGCGTTCGACGTCGCGATCATGCCGCATGAGCGCAATGCGCTGACGGCGCGGATGAACCCGCTGAAGATCTACAATTACTTCTCGGCGGGGCTGCCGATCGTGTCGAGCGATGTCGCCAATCTCGACGAGATGACTCCTTTCGTCCGCGTCGCGACCAATGCCGAGGACTTTATCGCCGCGATCGAGGCCGCGTTGGCGGCGCCCGCCACGGTCGATCCGGCGCGCGCGGCGACGCTGGCGGCGATCAGCTGGCAGGCGCGGGTGACGGCGATGCTCGACCGGGTGTGGCCGGCGCTTGCCAGCGCGTGA
- a CDS encoding polysaccharide pyruvyl transferase family protein, with protein sequence MAPPPPAPAIALTGTFDVRNYGDLLFPLIAAWRLARHGIRVEAYSPVGTDTGWADTIAPRPIAALAEAWDRYAAFLIGGGNIIHLRSASLPDYPEAIDRWAYPGLWAGAARLGALTGRAVLWNAPGVPHRFSDEARAEIVAPALAESAYVSVRDRASRSYLKHRGVAVVPDTAVEIAAMWPRETLAGHWAALLARKRMAAGRYVAIHIKARAIDAGGEAGLAALLDGHAAATGRTPLLVAIGQCHGDHLVAQRVGAAMAAPHLLLDDPLGLKEIAAAIAGAEAYIGCSLHGYITAFAYGRPGRIVARPRLIKQDGFLAQIGREADLFERWAEALAPRPEQDSGESAAALAGLAPALDRHWRRIARETLGARERA encoded by the coding sequence ATGGCGCCGCCGCCGCCCGCGCCAGCGATCGCGCTGACCGGTACGTTCGACGTGCGCAACTATGGCGACCTGTTGTTCCCACTGATCGCCGCGTGGCGTCTGGCGCGGCACGGCATCCGCGTCGAGGCCTATTCGCCCGTCGGCACCGACACCGGCTGGGCCGACACGATCGCGCCGCGCCCGATCGCGGCACTGGCCGAGGCGTGGGACCGCTATGCCGCCTTCCTGATCGGCGGGGGCAATATCATCCATCTGCGCAGCGCAAGCCTGCCCGACTATCCGGAGGCGATCGATCGTTGGGCCTATCCCGGCCTGTGGGCGGGCGCGGCGCGGCTGGGGGCGCTGACCGGGCGCGCGGTGCTGTGGAACGCGCCGGGGGTGCCGCATCGCTTTTCGGACGAGGCGCGCGCGGAGATCGTCGCGCCCGCGCTGGCGGAATCGGCCTATGTCAGCGTGCGCGACCGCGCGAGCCGCAGCTATCTGAAGCATCGCGGGGTGGCGGTGGTGCCCGATACCGCAGTGGAGATCGCCGCGATGTGGCCGCGCGAGACGCTGGCGGGGCATTGGGCGGCGCTGCTCGCGCGCAAGCGGATGGCCGCCGGGCGCTATGTCGCGATCCATATCAAGGCGCGCGCGATCGACGCCGGGGGCGAGGCCGGGCTTGCCGCGCTGCTCGACGGCCATGCCGCCGCGACGGGGCGCACGCCGCTATTGGTGGCGATCGGGCAATGCCATGGCGACCATCTCGTCGCGCAGCGCGTTGGCGCGGCGATGGCGGCGCCGCACCTGCTGCTCGACGATCCGCTCGGGCTGAAGGAGATTGCCGCAGCCATCGCGGGCGCGGAGGCGTATATCGGCTGCTCGCTCCACGGCTATATCACCGCCTTCGCCTATGGCCGCCCCGGGCGGATCGTGGCGCGGCCCCGGCTGATCAAGCAGGACGGGTTCCTGGCGCAGATCGGACGCGAGGCGGACCTGTTCGAACGCTGGGCCGAGGCACTGGCGCCGCGCCCCGAGCAGGATTCCGGCGAGAGCGCCGCGGCGCTCGCCGGGCTTGCCCCCGCGCTCGACCGCCATTGGCGGCGGATCGCGCGGGAGACGCTGGGGGCGCGAGAACGCGCCTAG